The following proteins are encoded in a genomic region of Nicotiana sylvestris chromosome 4, ASM39365v2, whole genome shotgun sequence:
- the LOC138890519 gene encoding uncharacterized protein has protein sequence MANQELEASIIDPSKEVEESEVNLKDELYKLKQQMAEMYQAWAKGYPPPVYPANPAFIPPLAQPQEPPTVNSSPAFPLYQQYHGTTFHTSQVPPPKQVSYPSLPVTPIFVALPPTVLHRSSSEPLFQTHDNQYYPPEPTFKVPKPYSYTPHFDLPAETKKPSKNPEQEEMFKKVKSLELSFRDMRGLGGQVSVAYKDLCLFPHVQLSAGFKMPKFDLYDGHSDPVAHLKGFCSKMRGDGRKDELLMVYFSQSLSGSVLEWYTRQDHGRWYTWDDLAQAFACHFQYNLEIILDRLSLTKLEKNHNESFREYSFR, from the coding sequence atggccaaccaagaacttgAGGCCAGCATTatcgatccgtcaaaagaggtggaagaatcggaggttaatctgaaagatgagttgtataagctgaagcaacagatggctgaaatgtaccaagcatgggcaaaagggTACCCACCACcagtttaccccgccaaccctgcttttatcccgccattggctcagccccaggaacctcccactgtgaactcatctccggcctttcccctctaccaacaatacCACGGCACCACTTTCCATACATCACAAgttccaccacccaaacaagtctcgtaCCCTTCTCTACCAGtcactcctatttttgtggcactcCCACCTACTGTATTacaccgatcctctagtgagcctctgttccagactcacgataaccagtattaccccccagagcccactttcaaggttcccaaaccctattcctacactcctcattttgacctccctgcgGAAACCaaaaaaccatctaaaaatcccgaacaggaggagatgttcaagaAAGTTAAAAGCTTGGAACTGTCATTtagagacatgcgagggttgggaggtcaagtaagtgtggcctacaaagacctATGTTTGTTTCCACATGTGCAATTgtcggcagggtttaagatgcccaagtttgatttgtatgatgggcacagtgatccagtggcgcatttgaaaggtttttgtagcaaaatgaggggagatgGCAGGAAAGACGAGCTTCTAATGGTGTATTTTagtcagagtctgagtggatcagtgttggaatggtatactcggcaggatcacggaagatggtacacatgggatgatctagcccaggcatttgcttgtcacttccagtacaatctcgaaattaTTCTGGATCGTCTGTCTTTGACGAAATTGGAGAAAAatcacaatgaaagtttcagggagtatAGTTTTAGGTAG